One window from the genome of Pseudonocardia hierapolitana encodes:
- a CDS encoding helix-turn-helix domain-containing protein, producing the protein MRHLTRIASADDIALDDLRIIERSSHWTAPVHTPGHQLVFVRRGSFGLRLRSAETTVDPISAFVGRPGDEQSIAHKPGREDACTVVSLGPGLAAELLPQRPTTTLRTSGRVDMAHRTLLARARHGADRFELAERVVRLAEDLLRDPVRAPARRGTPCHRRLAGAAREVLVTDPAFDDLGRLARLLGVSRSHLSRVFRAETGETLTRFRNRLRVRAALDRLADGHRDLAGLAADLGFADHAHLTRAMRAEVGDPPSRVRQLFAGEHESSSRRPRRRASSRHDHAYLERPHVR; encoded by the coding sequence GTGCGCCACCTGACCCGCATCGCCTCGGCCGACGACATCGCCCTCGACGATCTACGGATCATCGAGCGGTCCAGCCACTGGACCGCGCCCGTGCACACACCCGGCCACCAGCTCGTCTTCGTACGGCGCGGCTCGTTCGGGCTCCGGTTGCGCAGCGCGGAGACGACGGTCGATCCGATCTCGGCGTTCGTGGGCCGGCCGGGCGACGAGCAGAGCATCGCGCACAAGCCCGGCCGCGAGGACGCCTGCACGGTGGTCTCGCTCGGTCCGGGGCTCGCGGCCGAGCTGTTGCCGCAACGACCGACCACCACGCTGCGTACGTCCGGGCGGGTGGACATGGCCCACCGCACGCTGCTCGCGCGCGCCCGCCACGGAGCGGACCGGTTCGAGCTGGCCGAGCGCGTGGTGCGGCTCGCAGAGGACCTGCTCCGCGATCCCGTCCGCGCCCCGGCCCGGCGGGGAACCCCGTGCCACCGGCGGCTCGCCGGGGCGGCCCGGGAAGTGCTGGTCACCGATCCGGCCTTCGACGACCTCGGGCGCCTGGCGCGCCTGCTCGGCGTCTCCAGGTCGCACCTCTCGCGGGTGTTCCGCGCCGAGACCGGTGAGACCCTCACCCGGTTCCGGAACCGCCTGCGGGTGCGGGCCGCGCTCGACCGGCTGGCCGACGGCCACCGGGATCTGGCCGGGCTCGCCGCCGATCTCGGGTTCGCCGACCACGCGCACCTCACCCGGGCGATGCGGGCCGAGGTCGGCGACCCGCCCAGCCGGGTGCGGCAGCTGTTCGCGGGCGAGCACGAATCGTCAAGCCGAAGGCCGCGGCGGCGCGCATCCTCCAGACATGATCATGCGTATCTGGAGCGCCCGCACGTCCGGTGA
- a CDS encoding SDR family oxidoreductase, with translation MDTGLKGRTAVVPGASSGLGLAVARALAAEGANVVLGGRRGELVREEASKLPAAVGVEIDLTDPGATDALVGAAQDHFGPVDVLVLNGGGPPPGVAVDFTPEQLADAIALLVQPHQRLVQAVLPGMRGRRFGRIVAIGSSGVQAPIERLVASNAARAALAGYLKTLSTEVAADGVTVNMVLPGRIATDRVGVLDRANAERSGKSEEEVREQAKSAIPAGRYGTPEEFAAVVTFLASTAASYVTGEQIRCDGGLVRSH, from the coding sequence ATGGACACCGGACTGAAGGGACGCACCGCCGTCGTACCCGGCGCCAGCTCCGGCCTCGGCCTCGCCGTGGCCCGCGCGCTGGCCGCCGAAGGGGCGAACGTGGTGCTGGGCGGACGGCGCGGCGAGCTCGTGCGCGAGGAAGCATCGAAGCTGCCTGCAGCGGTGGGCGTGGAGATCGACCTCACCGACCCCGGCGCCACCGACGCGCTGGTCGGCGCCGCGCAGGACCACTTCGGCCCGGTCGACGTGCTCGTGCTCAACGGCGGCGGTCCCCCGCCCGGCGTGGCGGTCGACTTCACCCCCGAGCAGCTCGCCGACGCCATCGCACTGCTCGTGCAGCCGCACCAGCGGCTCGTCCAGGCCGTGTTGCCGGGGATGCGCGGGCGCAGGTTCGGCCGGATCGTCGCAATCGGGTCGAGCGGCGTGCAGGCCCCGATCGAGCGCCTCGTCGCGTCCAACGCGGCCCGCGCGGCACTCGCGGGTTACCTCAAGACCCTCTCCACCGAGGTCGCCGCCGACGGCGTCACGGTCAACATGGTGCTGCCCGGCCGCATCGCCACCGACCGCGTCGGCGTGCTCGACCGGGCCAACGCCGAGCGCTCCGGCAAGTCCGAGGAGGAGGTGCGCGAGCAGGCCAAGTCCGCCATCCCCGCCGGGCGGTACGGCACCCCCGAGGAGTTCGCCGCGGTCGTGACGTTCCTGGCCAGCACCGCCGCCTCCTACGTCACGGGGGAGCAGATCCGCTGCGACGGAGGGCTGGTGCGCTCGCACTGA
- a CDS encoding tripartite tricarboxylate transporter substrate binding protein, with protein sequence MRRTWAGIVAAAALAVACSGQAPDAPDEYPTREITVLVPYTAGGPTDLAARTMGAHLEKALGQPVIVENLPGAAGSVAMNELVSSEPDGHTLTLVAAPSTVVTPMIQDVPYDAGSFVAIGVITEVPSVLAVAGDSEFADAAAFFDAARQRPGELNVGTPGATTSQAIELRRLANEYGVQATVVPFNGNAELIQAVLGGTVDAVLINVSADIRAQFDAGAFRPLAISPAERVDYLPDVPTLAELGFPELTYSTSLFGLGAPAGTPPEIVSRLEAAMRDGLADPAVRQKLDEAYVPDEFIGADAFRQRLDKIVRVYGPVAQELKGG encoded by the coding sequence ATGAGACGAACGTGGGCGGGCATCGTCGCCGCGGCCGCGTTGGCGGTGGCCTGCTCAGGGCAGGCACCGGACGCGCCGGACGAGTACCCGACGCGGGAGATCACCGTGCTCGTCCCGTACACCGCGGGCGGGCCGACCGACCTCGCCGCCCGCACCATGGGCGCGCACCTGGAGAAGGCGCTGGGCCAGCCGGTGATCGTGGAGAACCTGCCGGGCGCGGCCGGTTCCGTCGCCATGAACGAGCTGGTCAGCAGCGAGCCGGACGGCCACACGCTCACCCTGGTGGCGGCTCCGTCCACCGTCGTGACGCCGATGATCCAGGACGTGCCCTACGACGCGGGCTCGTTCGTAGCGATCGGTGTGATCACCGAGGTGCCGTCCGTGCTGGCGGTCGCAGGCGACTCCGAGTTCGCCGACGCCGCCGCCTTCTTCGACGCGGCCCGGCAGCGGCCCGGCGAGCTGAACGTCGGCACGCCCGGCGCCACCACCTCACAGGCCATCGAGCTGCGGCGGCTCGCGAACGAGTACGGCGTCCAGGCCACGGTCGTGCCGTTCAACGGCAACGCCGAGCTGATCCAGGCCGTGCTCGGCGGCACCGTCGACGCCGTGCTGATCAACGTGTCGGCGGACATCCGCGCCCAGTTCGACGCGGGCGCGTTCCGCCCGCTCGCCATCAGCCCGGCCGAGCGCGTCGACTACCTGCCGGACGTCCCGACGCTCGCCGAGCTGGGATTCCCGGAGCTCACCTACAGCACGTCGCTGTTCGGGCTCGGCGCCCCGGCCGGCACCCCGCCGGAGATCGTCTCGCGCCTGGAGGCGGCGATGCGCGACGGCCTCGCCGACCCCGCGGTCCGGCAGAAGCTCGACGAGGCCTACGTCCCCGACGAGTTCATCGGTGCCGACGCCTTCCGGCAACGGCTCGACAAGATCGTCCGCGTGTACGGCCCCGTCGCACAGGAACTGAAGGGTGGTTGA
- a CDS encoding ferredoxin — protein MKGDLVAGVHADRDVCIGAGMCVLTAGAVFDQDDDGIVVVLDEHPADVAAAREAVANCPSGALSLTEE, from the coding sequence GTGAAGGGGGACCTGGTGGCCGGAGTGCACGCCGATCGCGACGTCTGCATCGGCGCGGGGATGTGCGTCCTCACCGCGGGCGCGGTGTTCGACCAGGACGACGACGGCATCGTGGTCGTGCTCGACGAGCACCCCGCCGATGTCGCCGCCGCCCGGGAGGCCGTGGCGAACTGTCCGTCCGGCGCGCTCTCGCTCACGGAGGAGTAG
- a CDS encoding antibiotic biosynthesis monooxygenase, producing the protein MIMRIWSARTSGDPQAYEQEFGSHVLDALGGLDGCRGAYLLRRSDETGTEFVTLTLFDSLADVRRFAGPDVDAANVSPAARAVLDDVDERVRHYTVVSAPTPP; encoded by the coding sequence ATGATCATGCGTATCTGGAGCGCCCGCACGTCCGGTGATCCCCAGGCCTACGAGCAGGAGTTCGGCTCCCACGTGCTCGACGCGCTGGGTGGGCTGGACGGCTGCCGCGGCGCCTACCTGCTGCGCCGGTCAGACGAGACCGGCACCGAGTTCGTCACACTGACGCTGTTCGACTCGCTCGCCGACGTGCGGCGGTTCGCCGGGCCGGACGTCGACGCGGCGAACGTCTCCCCCGCCGCCCGCGCCGTGCTCGACGACGTGGACGAGCGCGTGCGCCACTACACGGTGGTGAGCGCGCCTACTCCTCCGTGA
- a CDS encoding cytochrome P450, translating into MVPIHMQRAGFDPAPELAELRAGKGIKRIRTAFGMEAWVVTRFADVREVLSDPVRFSNARLQEAGRAPGLPPVSPEERARQLAGNLLAADPPEHTRLRRMLTPEFTVRRMRRLEPRIREIVDEHLDAMERHGPPADLVAEFALPVPSLVICELLGVPYADRAEFQARSNRQLDLSHAVEDRMRAARESRAYMAKLVAGAQADPGEDMLGMLVREHGDDLTPDELVGIASLLLLAGHETTANMLGLGTLALLRHPDQLAMVRDEPERVDAAVEELLRWLSIVHAGTGKMATVDTEIAGQRIAAGDLVMCALPTANRDPELRTHPDALDVTRGGAGHVAFGHGIHHCLGAPLARMEMKIGFPALLRRFPGLAEVPGTAEFRSFSIIYGLTSLEVTW; encoded by the coding sequence ATGGTGCCCATCCACATGCAGCGCGCCGGTTTCGACCCCGCACCCGAGCTGGCCGAGCTGCGTGCCGGCAAGGGCATAAAGCGGATCCGCACGGCCTTCGGAATGGAGGCATGGGTCGTCACCCGGTTCGCGGACGTCCGGGAGGTGCTCAGCGATCCGGTTCGCTTCAGCAACGCCCGCCTGCAGGAAGCGGGTCGCGCGCCGGGGCTTCCGCCCGTGAGCCCGGAGGAACGAGCGCGGCAGCTGGCGGGGAACCTGCTCGCCGCCGACCCGCCGGAACACACCCGGCTGCGGCGGATGCTCACGCCGGAGTTCACGGTCCGGCGGATGCGCAGGCTGGAGCCGCGGATCCGGGAGATCGTGGACGAGCACCTGGACGCGATGGAGCGGCACGGCCCGCCCGCCGACCTGGTGGCGGAGTTCGCCCTGCCGGTGCCGTCGCTGGTGATCTGCGAGCTGCTCGGGGTGCCGTACGCCGACCGGGCCGAGTTCCAGGCACGGAGCAACCGGCAGCTCGACCTGAGCCACGCGGTGGAGGATCGGATGCGGGCCGCGCGGGAGTCGCGGGCGTACATGGCGAAACTGGTGGCCGGGGCGCAGGCGGATCCCGGTGAGGACATGCTCGGCATGCTCGTCCGCGAGCACGGTGACGACCTCACCCCCGACGAGCTCGTCGGGATCGCGTCGTTGCTGCTGCTCGCCGGGCACGAGACCACGGCCAACATGCTCGGGCTGGGCACGCTCGCCCTGCTGCGCCACCCGGACCAGCTCGCGATGGTCCGGGACGAACCGGAGCGCGTCGACGCGGCCGTCGAGGAGCTGCTGCGCTGGCTGAGCATCGTGCACGCGGGCACCGGCAAGATGGCCACGGTCGACACCGAGATCGCCGGGCAGCGGATCGCGGCGGGCGATCTGGTCATGTGCGCGCTGCCCACCGCCAACCGCGACCCCGAGCTGCGCACCCACCCGGACGCGCTCGACGTCACGCGCGGTGGCGCCGGCCACGTCGCCTTCGGCCACGGCATCCACCACTGCCTCGGTGCTCCGCTCGCCCGGATGGAGATGAAGATCGGCTTCCCGGCCCTGCTGCGGCGGTTCCCCGGCCTGGCCGAGGTGCCCGGCACCGCGGAGTTCAGGAGCTTCAGCATCATCTACGGTCTGACGTCACTGGAGGTGACCTGGTGA
- a CDS encoding SDR family oxidoreductase, giving the protein MTDGDVAVVTGAGSGVGRVVATALLDAGYRVALAGRRAAVLEETAGGRESALVVPTDVADAESVAALFAAVRERWGRVDLLMNNAGTFGPSGTVDEIAVEDWASTVAVNLTGAFLCAREAFAAMRAQQPQGGRIINNGSISAHVPRPGSAAYTATKHALTGLTKSIALDGRPYGIACGQIDIGNAATDMTAGISVGARQADGSVRPEPTFDPKHVADAVLLMARLPLDANIPFLTITATTMPFLGRG; this is encoded by the coding sequence GTGACGGACGGCGATGTGGCAGTGGTGACGGGTGCGGGCTCGGGTGTCGGGAGGGTGGTGGCGACGGCCCTGCTCGACGCCGGCTACCGGGTGGCGCTCGCCGGGCGACGCGCGGCGGTGCTCGAGGAGACCGCGGGTGGGCGGGAGTCAGCGCTCGTGGTGCCCACGGACGTGGCCGACGCCGAGTCGGTGGCCGCCCTCTTCGCGGCGGTCCGGGAGCGGTGGGGCCGCGTCGACCTGCTGATGAACAACGCCGGCACGTTCGGCCCGTCCGGCACCGTGGACGAGATCGCGGTGGAGGACTGGGCCTCGACCGTCGCCGTCAACCTGACCGGTGCCTTCCTCTGCGCGCGCGAGGCGTTCGCCGCGATGCGCGCCCAGCAGCCGCAGGGCGGGCGGATCATCAACAACGGCTCCATCTCCGCGCACGTGCCGCGCCCCGGCAGCGCCGCGTACACCGCCACGAAGCACGCGCTCACCGGCCTGACGAAGTCGATCGCGCTCGACGGGCGCCCGTACGGCATCGCGTGCGGCCAGATCGACATCGGCAACGCCGCCACCGACATGACCGCAGGCATCTCCGTCGGCGCGCGGCAGGCCGACGGCAGCGTCCGCCCCGAGCCGACCTTCGACCCGAAGCACGTGGCCGACGCCGTGCTGCTCATGGCCCGGCTGCCCCTGGACGCGAACATCCCGTTCCTGACGATCACGGCCACGACCATGCCGTTCCTGGGCCGCGGCTGA
- a CDS encoding class I SAM-dependent methyltransferase → MASAAERLVWAVETLGVRPDDRVLEIGCGHGVAVSLVCERLDGGSILGVDRSAKMIEMASRRNAGHVAAGRAAFQVAALHDADLGDSPFDLVFAVHVPVLLRGEPTRELAIVRAHLAPGGRFALPFQPLDPASTEPTIRRLAGTLEAAGFEVVDRRVASLASGRAGCVLARAR, encoded by the coding sequence ATGGCATCTGCGGCGGAGCGGTTGGTGTGGGCGGTCGAGACGTTGGGCGTGCGCCCCGACGACCGGGTGCTCGAGATCGGCTGTGGGCACGGGGTGGCCGTGTCGCTCGTGTGTGAGCGGCTCGACGGCGGGAGCATCCTCGGCGTCGACCGGTCCGCCAAGATGATCGAGATGGCGTCGCGGCGCAACGCCGGTCACGTGGCCGCAGGCCGCGCGGCGTTCCAGGTGGCGGCGTTGCACGATGCCGATCTCGGCGACTCCCCGTTCGACCTGGTCTTCGCCGTCCACGTCCCGGTGCTCCTGCGTGGCGAGCCGACGCGGGAGCTCGCGATCGTGCGGGCGCACCTCGCGCCGGGCGGCCGGTTCGCGCTGCCGTTCCAGCCGCTCGACCCGGCGTCCACGGAGCCGACGATCCGGCGGCTGGCCGGAACGCTCGAAGCGGCCGGGTTCGAGGTCGTGGACCGGCGGGTGGCCTCGCTGGCGAGCGGGCGGGCGGGGTGCGTGCTCGCGCGGGCGCGGTGA
- a CDS encoding pentapeptide repeat-containing protein, translated as MAPRGSRSRPTKRRPEAPDLPDDLAPAPAAVEGGELWDCVEAGAEVGVPERVADLRIQESRWVGGGLAGVRFTGLECRDVEFVHCDLSGARLEEAVLTRVVFTDCRLTGTAFDGAQLTDVRIADSTGDLAGFRMARARFLLVENTSLRGADFYEFDGEHCALIGCDLGEANFDSARLRETDLHGSSVDDVRGALSLRGARISPDQIVPLATGLLDALGIEVTERPSS; from the coding sequence GTGGCTCCCCGAGGCAGCAGGTCCCGTCCCACGAAGCGGCGCCCGGAGGCGCCCGATCTTCCCGACGACCTCGCACCGGCGCCTGCCGCCGTCGAGGGTGGCGAGCTGTGGGACTGCGTCGAGGCGGGCGCCGAGGTCGGGGTGCCGGAGCGCGTGGCGGATCTGCGGATCCAGGAGAGCAGGTGGGTCGGGGGCGGTCTCGCGGGTGTGCGCTTCACCGGCCTGGAGTGTCGCGACGTGGAGTTCGTCCACTGCGACCTGTCCGGTGCCAGGCTGGAGGAGGCCGTGCTCACCCGGGTCGTCTTCACCGACTGCAGGCTCACCGGCACCGCCTTCGACGGCGCGCAGCTCACCGACGTGCGCATCGCCGACAGCACCGGCGACCTCGCCGGGTTCCGGATGGCGCGGGCGCGGTTCCTCCTGGTCGAGAACACGTCGCTGCGCGGCGCCGACTTCTACGAGTTCGACGGCGAGCACTGCGCGCTGATCGGGTGCGATCTGGGCGAGGCCAATTTCGACAGCGCCCGGCTGCGGGAGACCGACCTGCACGGCTCCAGCGTCGACGACGTCCGCGGCGCGCTCTCCCTGCGCGGGGCGCGGATCAGCCCGGACCAGATCGTCCCGCTGGCCACCGGCCTGCTCGACGCGCTCGGCATCGAGGTGACGGAGCGGCCTTCGAGCTGA